TCTCTTAATTTGACTTAATTTTTTCTTGACTCAAGTAATTGTTAAGTATGAAAAATGTTAGAAAACCGTGAAGTATGTGTATCTGGAGCTCAGCAGTAGTTTTGAACCTTTGAATTTATCCCCCCTCAACTCATCAGCGGGGGTCAGTTCCGCGCTGTGTCGCAGGGGGGCGCCCACTGCTCCGTCGCTCGGTTTGCTTTCCGGATGAAGCTGCTCTTCTCCCCGCAGCAGAGGAAAGTCGGAGGCTCGTGTGTCAACATCCAGTGTTTCCCCCGGGAGACGTAACGTTAACGCTATTCTTAAAAAAACCCTGACGTCCCTTTGAGGAGCTGCTTTCTTATTCGCCTCTCCAGCCTCGTCTTCATCCTCGCAGGCCGCGGTGCTTGGCAGCGTTGAGACCCGAAGAAGAAGGCGCTCGGCCCCCGCTGCTTTGACGTTAGCTAACGTTATTGTAAACGATGACTGGGTACAAAGTGCGAACGGCGTCTCCGATCGTCTAGTATTATCTGGGGACCTGTTAGCTTAGCCGGCTAGCCTGGTGGTGTCGATCCGAGCGAAGGAGACGAGGCGACGCACACTGCTGACATGATGTTTCCTCAATCGAGGCACTCGGTAAGTTGACGAGTTGAACTTGTCCCGGTTGGAAACCGGAGCAGCCGACGCGGCGGGCTgagctaacgctagctagcAGCCCGACAGCTGACACTAGCAACGCGCTGGCCGCAGGTCGGTCACTGTCAGCCCGGCTCACAATAACCAGACCTCCCGTCTGCGTCGCCTCGCCACGGCGGTGCGGTTACGACACAGCAGAGCAGCTAGCttagacacatgaaaacacagctaGCTAGCTAGGTTTCTCGGCTaacttgcctgtgtgtgtgcgcctctgCGTTAGCTAGCGTCCCTCCGAACAGCGAGTGGAAGTTAAATCTGTGAGACTGTGTTTTAATCGGATCTGATTGTTTTAATTCACTGGGGTTTTTTTAAACCATCACTAAGCACAAATGAtttgtgaggcgacagtgcaaATACACGGGAAACGGCTAACttccattaaacagtttggacactcgattaaaataaaaagtcctTATGTTTGAaatcattaaatacaaatattaatgcAAACATAGGGCAGAATTTCAATTAGCATCTGTCAGCCATTAATTAGATCTGAGAAACTAGGAAGCAAAGTTAGAAAAGTAGCTGCTCTTCGTGGCTTAATTACTAAAtaatacattgttttattttaactgtagGAGACGTCTTCAGCAACTAATATCAGATGAGTTACATTGAGTGTTCAGCAGTCAGTGGAGAAAAGCCTCACAGACGTTAGCTCAGGCAGGAAAGAGGTGTGAAATTACACATGGGCCTCAAATGAATCACCACTGCAAACAATGCTGCATCATGTTACCACAGTGTACATGTTAATCCGTGTTAATACTTGGtttgaacaagaaaaaaatgaagctgaaactATTAAGGTCGCATCTaacaattgttttctttattgacTAATCTGCCAATTAGTTCCAAAACTGATTTCTATGTCAAATTTCACAGAATAGCTTATAATAGATTTACAAAGTCAAAGGAAACATCTTTATATATCTCCTTTGTTTTAAGcaacaaaccaaaacataaaaatactcAGTTTACAATGTTATTAAACatagaaaagaaagtaaatctCCGTATTTGGAGAAATTAAATAGTTgtcaatttattttctgttgatcaaTTAATCATCATATTTTTTCAGATCTTGAAAAGTAATAGAAACAAAGAACCACTTATCATTTGAGATAAAGTTTTTCAAACAAGAATACCAAATGTGAATACATCTGGTTTTCATCGCTGTCTGTGTAAAATTAGCTGAATATCTTTGGCAAAATAGTGCAGTTGTGTTCAACCTGCACGCTAAGACTTTGTCCTGAGAACTACTCACACTTTTCTGACATTATATTGATCAGATATTAAACGAAAGAAACAACTAGTAGACTAATcgataaagaaaataatctttGGTTGCAGCATTGTTTGATAATTCATAAACCAACTTAGAAAAACACTTCACTGAGCAGAAAACCACAAGtgtacacaaaacaacacagaccaTTAACAGAAGTACCACAACAAATGTTTACTACAGTGTTGTCACAAAAGGTtacatgtgaagtgtgaagtaAGAATTTACATACACACTGTTTTCTTCTGCCTTAGTTTCAACATGTGTCGGCTGTTCCACTTTCTAAGGGTTTGATCTTTTCCTGTAGACGAGTTTCCTCTAAACACGGCACGAGTTGAAACCTTTTACTGCTCATCAGCagtttgattattgattaatacTTTAGTTTCTCAAGCAGATAAATAATTagaacagctgttttcagtcccTAAAATATTAATagtttgtgatttttctctttttaagaTCACAGTTAACTGAATATctttagtttttactgtttttgtaGCTGTGACCTTGGGGTGGATATATTTTGCAGTACTTAACAATGaatcaattaaataaagaaactaatGGGCAAATTAATTGATAATGGAAGAACATATTAGTTAGTTGCAGCCTTAAATATTATGATTAATTGTTTAGTTTAAATAATTGCAGAGAATTTagaatttaaacaaaagaaatccCCATAAACCCTGATGACATCTTCGGataacttgttttttctttgataaaAGACCTAAAATGATGGTGGCtcatgttttttcttctaattATAACCcttgattaactgattaaaaatgtagaaatatgcCTTTTCTGTAGCCCAGCAGTTAAGAATCTTTTCCTGACAAAAACACTTCTTTATCGATTCTCACAGTTTATTCTCTCTCAACTAATCAGCGAGCCAAGTAGTTccagtatttattttacatttcaaaagcaaATCACTGCAGTGTGCGTTTTTGGCTGCAGAGATTCGACCTCTGTGTAACCGACTGACTCCATCATTTCTGTTTAGTCCCATAATCCCACTGGAAACCTCTTGCCCTCGTGCCGTTTATTTAGAGAGTAATGAGGGTTTAGGGCACAGGATAAACGCTGGATTACAGCTCTGGACTGATGTTGTAACTGTTGTCTATACATAACCAGCCTCTCGCATATGTTCGGCATGGACACACTTTAATCTCGCCTTCTGTAAACACATTTCCTCAATCAAGacttttattatgtttttctttgagagGATTGTTGCATATCAGTTTGTCAAAGCTGTTAAAGGTATCTCTGCTTTTTTGGATAATTGCGAGGTGACCGTTCTTTCCGGTTTGAACCACACAAGTCAAACATACCGTTTTCTCCTTTATCTCAATTTACACTGAGGCTGAGTTCAGGCTGACCCTCATTTTAACTGTCCTCTCAAAGGGTTAATCCCAGAAGTCCAACTGCTGTTTCTaaacaaacccaaacacattCTCTGATTCCTTTCTTGTTGCACAGGTTATGGTTTAGTAAAGCAGAAAGGCTGTGTAATTAAACTGTAGTATCAGATGACCCATGTGAGTTGTGGTCCAGCACAAGTTGTAATAAATTAAGATGGAGAgattacattttgtatttgtctgctGGGATCCTCGTGAGTAAACGCAAACtgctcatgttgttgttttttgtttcctcaggCGTCCTCTCAGTCCGGTCAACCTCTCAAGTTCACCACTTCTGACTCCTGTGACCGCATCAAGGATGAGTTCCAGTTCCTGCAAGCACAATACCACAGGcatgcagagacacacgcacacacacacaccattgttATAGGAAGTGAGGATTTGAGCTCCATTTTAGTTTCCACAAGTCTTACACTCGACGGAGAACTTGAAGTCTCGTCTATACTTAACTAGACTTCTGATGCATTGAGGcggtggctcaggagatagagcggaTTGTCCACTATACATGTggttggcggttcgatcccgGCCTCCTCCAGTCTGCTTGACGATGTGTCCTTGaacaagacactgaaccccaaaagTGCTATGTGAATTTGCGTATGACTGGGTGAATGCGACTTTCCAAGCGCGATTATAAAAACAGTCAGTTTATCATTTAGAATTAAAAGATCAGCAATAAAATGTGGATGTATTAAATTTGTACCAAGtctcttgtgtgtctgtattgtGGGTTGTTAAATACAGGATATAGGTTAACAGTTTAAAAATCATTCATCTTCTAGAATCCAGCTGATGACATTTTCACTTGGATATCTTCATTCTAGCTGTCGTCTAATGCATCGGCTTATTCTCTGTTAACAGTTTGAAGTTGGAGTGTGATAAACTGGCCTCTGAAAAGTCTGAGATGCAGCGTCATTATATCATGGTAAGTCTGGGATCGTACCTGTGCAGTGTGATGTGGCTTTTTTAGCAGATGAATCTGACCATCATGAAATGTATCCCACAATATTTTGAGATGTGTTTACCACTGATGTTTTTAGTTTCCTATTTCCAGTGACATTTTTCCTGCTTTCGCCGTGTTTGAAAGTGCTATAAGAAAATGTCTTATTTGGTTTTGTGGAAACATGCGCTTAATTTACTAACTATACTGCCCTGATCTTGATATTTCATCATCATTGTACATATAATGACTCAAAACTGAAATATACATATTCTCTTCTGTCTGAagttatttctctttcttttataacgtttgtctctttctccctctgtttatTGTAGTACTATGAAATGTCTTACGGGTTGAACATTGAAATGCACAAACAGGTAATTATCCTCCCCTGTAACATATTTTTCTTCTATGATCTCAGCTTTTGTAGATATCAGGTCAAATCTATTTTCTCACATGAATTTTTCCTTTGCAGGCTGAAATAGTGAAGAGACTGAACGGGATCTGTGCTCAGGTGCTGCCTTACCTGTCACAGGAGGTAGGGACACGGACATCTTCACAAATGTGTCACAATAAGAGTCAACAATTCTGCACACCTACTTATTCCTTTAGTATCGGGGCATGTATGACCATGTTGGTTCTATGttccagcatcagcagcaggtgATGGGCGCCATAGAGCGAGCAAAGCAGGTCACACCTCCTGAGATGAACTCTATCATACGGGtgagcttttattttgcttaCTTTACGTGTATGCGTGTTTCTAAggccgctttcagacatgaacttcaaCACAGcttaaaatgtaataactgACCTTTTCGTATCTTAATCATTTGTATGTTTTCAGCATCAGCTCCAGGTGCAACACCTGCCCCAGCTCCAGGGCCTGGCCCTGCCTGTGACCCCGCTCCCCCTGGgcctcacccctccctccctgcccgccgtctcctccagctctggcCTGCTCTCCCTCTCGTCCATCCTGGCCAACTACTCCCACGGCCAGGCTCAGGTGGTGAAGGAGGACAAAGCCAGGGAAGCGGCAGAGAGAGCACCCAGAGGAGACGACGGGGATAAGTCAGACTAGTGTcgacacagtgaggaggtttggagagggaggaggggtgttGTGAGGTGTTGAGAAAAGAAAGGTGaaactgtaactgtaaatgGAGATTGATGTAAGTCTGGCTGCCTGTCTTGAGTGTTGATGAAACCGCAGGGATGATGACGAGCAGAAAAGACGGCGTTGAAGCTTTTGGATGTGTTAGAGATTGAAACTGCTGAATGGTTGAGAGCGTGAGTTCTTCTTTAGTGGTAATAGACTCAGTTCAGGCTTCTAGACTTAGAATaaatgctttttcttttgtgtaagCCACTGTTGTTAGGCTTAACCGAGATAAATGTTTTCCCATCTGGAGAAAGCGCTGCGGCTGAAAGCTAACAGCAGTCTCCCACACATGGATCTGCCTCTcacaggtttatttttcttcttgttgttaTCAGATCTGtattcaatgtttattttttttctttaagtcCCTCAGATTGTGTCTTACTGGCTCCTGTCTGCCAGTCACTGTAAGGAGTTTTAACATCTCAGCTCCCTGTAACTCCTTTTTCCTCATTGCATGACGTACAATAGCTCAATATCACCTTTCTCCAAAAATGTCTGGaccgtagactgtaaataaacatggacgacacgtctcctctTGCTCCCGTTGCACAAAAATTAAGGATGAAATATCCCGGATATAGGTGCCACCATTTTGCACTTTTAACGtaatttggagtctgtgcagtagtgatcctGGTATGGAGCTGTGCTATTGTGTTTCCGCCGATAAACACACTCGTCCAATTGCAAGTCAGTATCATCTGTCAGTCATGAtctttcaccctgtttttttaaaccccCACTGGAAAAATGAGCACTTGGACATACAaaagtgtgataagaactacctaaagtgacagaaaccatcttgaaGAAAATTCAATTTGGCGTGTacttgactttttagtttagtccatgtcctacatccaccagggggagctgtcttgtcgtccatctttataaacagtcggATTACACAGACATTGTGCATCGGAGCCAAATTAAATCTTAGCCGATGATGTTAAATGGGATGTTtttaaagggacatttcacTTATCCTGTGCTTTCAAACCCTTCAAAAATCCTAACCCATTATTTTCATACCAACCACTGGATGCATTACCTTTAGCTGTGTACCTCAGTCCCAGAGAAATGGGATTTTATTCCATTAAAAAACCCTATAGTTTGTACAAATGGTAGTTCATTTGTTTAATaggccgagctgctgctgctgctgctacacgCGCTACATTTAATGGACCATGACTCGTCTGTAAATGACAAGAATTTACACTCTGAAAGAATTGactttattttgacatgttGTTTTCGTGAAGTTAAAGACAGGCTATGATTAGTCTAgagttgtctgtgtgtgttggagtgaaTGTGAttggaaagaagaaaacatgtttaatttaaatttttttttttttaaagcacctTTTGTATTtccctcacccccccctctGCATCAGTCAGCCCTTTCTCCCTTTTGCTTGTCTGCTTTTAAATCAAACTTGAACGGGATCTAAACTTCAGAACCAGACGGTGGAAACCAACAGACGAGTGTTGACTGTATTTCTGTAAGTTCACCTCAGTTTATACTGAGACTGTGTCAAGCACCTGTCTTTTCCTACCTTGTGTGTGACTATAAGGGGGtatcctcctcttttctttagtttgtttcattattttgattaaGAATGTGTCCTGAGTGAGTGGCTAAAGCTCTGAAAGCAACAGCAAACGTGCGTAGGCTCAGAAAAAACTAAGTTATTACAACCACAATTTGTGCTGGTGACCAAATTCTTGTTCCCTTAcgatcacaaaaaaacaagcagtaGATTTTCAAACAAATTCTTTGTCCCAACTCCAACGCTAAATAAATACCAGTTCTAGAGTTTAAACACAATCTTCTTATCTTGATAGTATACTCTTCTTATGGTCCATATACAAGAAATCAATGCAGGTAATGATAATAGATCAGCGTTTCTTATCCAGataatttttacttttgtacGGTG
The sequence above is drawn from the Hippoglossus hippoglossus isolate fHipHip1 chromosome 22, fHipHip1.pri, whole genome shotgun sequence genome and encodes:
- the LOC117755962 gene encoding TLE family member 5-like, which codes for MMFPQSRHSASSQSGQPLKFTTSDSCDRIKDEFQFLQAQYHSLKLECDKLASEKSEMQRHYIMYYEMSYGLNIEMHKQAEIVKRLNGICAQVLPYLSQEHQQQVMGAIERAKQVTPPEMNSIIRHQLQVQHLPQLQGLALPVTPLPLGLTPPSLPAVSSSSGLLSLSSILANYSHGQAQVVKEDKAREAAERAPRGDDGDKSD